From Deltaproteobacteria bacterium, one genomic window encodes:
- a CDS encoding glycosyltransferase family 9 protein, which yields MNASKPILIIHQGALGDLIMSLPALYSMRLFHGSTPWNMAGNPETLALLHRRFYAQEVVSIHRKDWAGLFQEKSKVPDRFRDFLSSFQKAYLFSANKPEVLIQGLFSAGLAKTVWIPSFPDVQQNSSLQSLQKEILKFENIPWVESEKIIFPSPEDLQKGLEYLRQIPKPGEGLPLWAMHSGSGSPHKNWPLEGFLEVAQELRSLKKAQPFFLMGPVEQETSPETVKMIEARGFPIIRSVTLPVLAGVLSQCAGYLGNDSGVSHLAAALGLPTVVLFGPTDPIFWGPKGKKVRILSPSIPCAPCIPETRRVCLHKGCLASLTARQVLETIDTVQGSRFKVQG from the coding sequence ATGAACGCATCAAAACCAATCCTGATCATCCACCAGGGTGCCCTGGGAGACCTGATCATGTCTCTGCCGGCCCTTTATTCTATGCGTTTATTCCATGGGTCGACGCCCTGGAACATGGCCGGGAACCCGGAAACCCTGGCCCTTTTGCACCGCCGTTTTTATGCCCAGGAAGTTGTTTCCATCCATCGAAAAGATTGGGCCGGGCTTTTCCAGGAAAAATCCAAGGTCCCGGATCGATTCCGGGATTTTCTGTCCTCTTTTCAGAAAGCCTATCTTTTTTCAGCAAATAAGCCTGAAGTCCTGATTCAAGGCCTATTCTCTGCCGGATTGGCAAAGACGGTCTGGATACCTTCTTTTCCGGATGTACAACAGAATAGCTCTCTTCAAAGTCTTCAAAAAGAAATTTTAAAATTCGAAAATATCCCCTGGGTTGAATCTGAGAAAATCATTTTTCCGTCCCCGGAAGATCTCCAAAAGGGCCTCGAATATTTAAGACAAATCCCCAAACCAGGAGAAGGGTTGCCCCTTTGGGCTATGCATTCCGGCAGCGGAAGCCCTCACAAGAACTGGCCGCTGGAAGGTTTTTTAGAAGTAGCCCAGGAACTCCGCTCCTTAAAAAAGGCCCAGCCTTTTTTTCTTATGGGACCGGTTGAACAGGAGACCTCACCGGAAACGGTCAAGATGATCGAGGCCCGGGGTTTCCCGATCATTAGGAGTGTGACCTTGCCGGTTCTGGCCGGGGTATTGAGTCAGTGTGCCGGTTATCTGGGTAATGATTCCGGTGTCTCCCACCTGGCCGCAGCCCTGGGTCTTCCGACAGTCGTTCTCTTCGGCCCCACCGATCCCATCTTCTGGGGACCGAAAGGGAAAAAAGTCAGGATCCTTTCCCCTTCTATCCCCTGTGCACCGTGTATTCCCGAAACCAGGCGGGTATGTCTTCATAAAGGATGTCTGGCTTCTTTAACCGCCCGGCAGGTGCTGGAGACTATTGACACTGTTCAAGGTTCAAGGTTCAAAGTTCAAGGTTGA
- a CDS encoding DUF1285 domain-containing protein, giving the protein MSENSNPLPPCLIFVSKEGKWYHQGAEIIHRPIFLWLIQSLEKTEDGLFIVHLNNQKCYLEVEDTPLVVRQVDLVS; this is encoded by the coding sequence ATGAGTGAGAACAGCAATCCGTTACCTCCCTGCCTGATCTTTGTAAGCAAAGAAGGGAAATGGTATCATCAAGGAGCGGAGATCATCCATCGGCCCATCTTCCTCTGGCTGATCCAAAGTCTGGAGAAAACGGAAGACGGCCTCTTTATTGTCCACCTCAACAACCAAAAATGTTATCTCGAGGTAGAAGATACCCCGTTGGTGGTCCGGCAGGTGGATCTGGTCAGCTAG